A genomic segment from Candidatus Abyssobacteria bacterium SURF_5 encodes:
- a CDS encoding DUF1565 domain-containing protein, which yields MYGRKRKMKTIVTLAVVFLVLIVACGGAIAATTFYATTAVSAGDVVVWDPTADYGVKTTAVEGAQAVAGVADESVTAGNLCIIRQDGGRVAVNVVGTVTRGQWLITSATAGKAKGVDSPQAGIFARAVTAAGVPAPGQCYASIELGFDEYFTGSSGSGAPVGATYITQTHDAALSAEQALADLESGLLKNTTATGVLSIAAAGTDYSAPGHQHTEADITDLAHTQIDAENNEQPALASIGSINVNGEDLKFIGAGGDRVNLELGTTCGELSGGTRTISVNGAIGNDANPGTSAAPFATIQRAWDAVPAVVLEPIVIDIAAGTYPEALLFAGKTMGSAGASVTLQGALVNSDAGTATGATATTLSDTSKSWGTNAHQYKLLRITAGTGSGQLAWIASNTATSITIAGQWTTVPNATSAYSIDSLGTSVNGGAGNISIRLDEQRGVTLRFLQCTAAAQFVVLDNSSAASLIGLRAATTNVTSRAFEIKSLSVLKGTGDSAGSSEAIFADDVGNIGLILRQLAAGTLSRSYFRSCGSVGVQVTEGAIVNIYNSYTYANTNYGIFCNRNATLMTAGGAYASYINSETVGIRNTDASLGVSVSTQNYFGCGTAYSADASSTQT from the coding sequence ATGTACGGGAGGAAACGGAAAATGAAAACGATCGTAACTCTGGCTGTTGTCTTTTTGGTGCTCATCGTTGCGTGCGGCGGCGCAATCGCGGCCACAACGTTTTATGCGACCACCGCGGTGAGCGCGGGCGACGTCGTCGTGTGGGACCCGACCGCCGATTACGGCGTGAAGACGACTGCGGTCGAGGGCGCGCAGGCCGTTGCGGGCGTCGCGGACGAATCGGTCACGGCCGGCAACCTGTGCATAATCAGGCAGGACGGCGGCCGCGTGGCGGTTAACGTGGTCGGAACGGTCACCCGCGGACAATGGCTGATCACGTCGGCGACCGCGGGCAAGGCGAAAGGAGTCGATTCGCCGCAGGCGGGCATCTTCGCGCGGGCGGTCACCGCGGCCGGCGTTCCGGCGCCCGGCCAGTGTTATGCGAGCATCGAGCTCGGATTCGACGAATATTTCACCGGCTCATCCGGCTCGGGAGCGCCGGTCGGCGCCACGTATATCACCCAAACGCATGACGCCGCGCTCTCGGCCGAGCAGGCGCTTGCGGATCTCGAAAGCGGACTGCTGAAGAACACGACGGCCACCGGCGTGCTCTCGATCGCGGCGGCCGGAACGGACTATTCGGCGCCCGGCCATCAGCACACCGAGGCCGATATCACCGACCTCGCGCACACGCAGATAGATGCCGAGAACAACGAGCAACCGGCGCTCGCCTCGATCGGCTCGATCAACGTCAACGGCGAAGACCTCAAATTCATCGGCGCGGGCGGCGACCGCGTGAATCTGGAGCTCGGGACCACCTGCGGCGAGCTTTCCGGCGGCACGCGCACCATCTCGGTCAACGGCGCCATCGGCAACGATGCGAATCCCGGCACTTCGGCGGCGCCCTTCGCAACGATCCAGCGCGCCTGGGACGCCGTTCCCGCCGTCGTGCTCGAACCGATCGTGATCGATATCGCGGCCGGGACCTATCCCGAGGCGCTTCTTTTCGCCGGCAAGACCATGGGCTCGGCGGGCGCATCGGTCACGCTGCAAGGCGCGTTGGTCAACAGCGACGCCGGGACCGCGACCGGCGCGACCGCAACGACGCTCAGCGACACAAGCAAATCGTGGGGAACTAACGCGCACCAGTATAAGCTGCTGCGCATTACCGCCGGAACCGGCAGCGGCCAGCTTGCCTGGATCGCAAGCAACACCGCCACATCGATTACGATCGCCGGCCAATGGACCACTGTCCCCAACGCGACAAGCGCCTATTCAATCGATTCGCTCGGCACAAGTGTCAACGGAGGCGCGGGCAATATTTCGATCAGGCTCGACGAACAGCGAGGCGTCACCCTGCGGTTTCTGCAGTGCACCGCGGCGGCTCAATTCGTTGTACTCGATAATTCGAGCGCCGCTTCGCTGATCGGGCTTCGGGCGGCGACAACGAACGTGACCAGCCGCGCGTTTGAAATTAAAAGCCTTTCGGTCCTGAAAGGCACGGGCGACTCGGCCGGCTCGTCCGAGGCGATCTTCGCCGACGACGTCGGAAACATCGGTCTCATACTGAGACAGTTGGCCGCGGGAACGCTCTCCCGATCCTATTTCCGCTCCTGCGGCAGCGTCGGCGTTCAGGTGACGGAAGGAGCGATAGTTAACATCTACAACAGCTATACTTACGCAAATACTAATTATGGAATTTTCTGCAACCGAAATGCGACGTTAATGACTGCTGGTGGGGCCTATGCAAGTTACATCAATAGTGAAACGGTCGGCATTCGCAATACGGACGCAAGTCTGGGAGTCAGCGTCTCGACGCAAAACTATTTCGGATGCGGGACCGCATATAGTGCGGATGCCAGCTCAACGCAAACATGA
- a CDS encoding phage major capsid protein, with protein sequence MGPMVAMGTVPRITGRVFQRSFGAVPIATRHANQSSDIHCPQNKLIGAGSRPPHKTTTTKRRKHMTDVQTKPDHELLQLVRAIKEKVDAGAQRKLIDTMIEDALSRQRTAVRERSLRKVEFSTDAESHRFARPNLSPELQRRADDIYLVSKLLRRDPRSLKMWGEFSQDASALRKAMDTATADEGLEWIPTGFSAELIQKVKLALKVAALHARIVMPMNPFKLPIDGADATAYLAAESTSDTATKFTASTPGTKNVTFDAVKLACRVLVSTELEEDSVVAILPLLRDKIVQALAEAQENATINGDTAGTHQDSDVTGANDTRKAWDGYRKLALASAKVDLATFNITDLRAVRAAMGKYGVNPNNLAWIAGISVFNKMLNLSEVLTVDKYGANATILSGELAKLDGIPVIVSEFIREDLNDSGVYDGITTTDTVLPLVYRPAFLYGDRRSITLRVSQELYMETDQDVAIATQRLDFQPVQDAAAEPIIGLGYNITA encoded by the coding sequence ATGGGTCCCATGGTCGCGATGGGGACTGTCCCAAGAATTACGGGCCGCGTCTTTCAGCGTAGCTTCGGGGCTGTCCCCATCGCAACGAGGCACGCGAATCAATCGTCGGACATTCACTGTCCCCAAAACAAACTCATAGGGGCAGGTTCAAGACCGCCCCATAAAACAACCACAACCAAAAGGAGGAAGCACATGACAGACGTACAGACCAAACCGGATCACGAGTTGCTTCAACTGGTGCGCGCCATCAAGGAGAAGGTGGACGCGGGCGCTCAGCGCAAGTTGATCGACACGATGATCGAGGACGCACTCAGCCGGCAGAGGACGGCGGTGCGCGAGCGCTCGCTGCGCAAGGTCGAATTCAGCACCGACGCCGAATCGCACCGGTTCGCGCGGCCCAACCTCTCTCCCGAGCTGCAGCGCCGGGCCGACGATATCTACCTCGTCTCGAAGCTGCTGCGGCGCGACCCGCGCAGCCTGAAGATGTGGGGCGAATTCTCGCAGGATGCGTCCGCTTTGCGCAAGGCGATGGACACCGCCACCGCCGATGAAGGGCTCGAATGGATTCCGACCGGTTTCTCGGCGGAGTTGATCCAGAAGGTGAAGCTGGCGCTGAAGGTGGCGGCGCTGCACGCGCGCATCGTCATGCCGATGAACCCGTTCAAGCTGCCGATCGACGGCGCGGATGCGACAGCGTACCTGGCCGCCGAATCGACCAGCGACACGGCGACGAAGTTCACGGCTTCGACGCCCGGCACCAAAAACGTCACGTTCGACGCGGTCAAGCTCGCGTGCCGCGTGCTGGTATCGACCGAGCTCGAGGAGGACAGCGTCGTGGCGATTCTTCCGCTGTTGCGCGACAAGATCGTGCAGGCGCTCGCCGAGGCGCAGGAGAACGCCACCATCAACGGCGACACCGCCGGTACGCACCAGGACAGCGACGTAACCGGCGCGAACGACACTCGCAAGGCGTGGGACGGCTACCGCAAGCTGGCGCTGGCGTCGGCGAAGGTGGACCTGGCGACGTTCAACATCACGGACCTGCGCGCGGTCCGCGCCGCGATGGGCAAGTACGGCGTCAACCCGAACAACCTCGCCTGGATCGCGGGCATCAGCGTCTTCAACAAGATGCTCAACCTGAGCGAGGTGCTCACGGTCGACAAGTACGGCGCAAATGCCACCATCCTGAGCGGCGAACTCGCCAAGCTCGACGGAATCCCCGTCATCGTGAGCGAGTTCATCCGCGAGGACCTCAACGATTCCGGCGTGTACGACGGGATCACCACGACCGATACCGTGCTCCCGCTGGTGTACCGGCCGGCGTTTCTGTACGGCGATCGCAGGAGCATCACCCTGCGCGTGAGCCAGGAACTGTACATGGAAACCGACCAGGACGTCGCCATCGCGACACAGCGGCTCGATTTCCAACCGGTTCAGGACGCAGCCGCCGAGCCGATCATCGGCCTCGGCTACAACATCACCGCGTAA
- a CDS encoding HK97 family phage prohead protease — MWYFFIMRTESNHRKGVTDMAEHSDVKGEHLLENGQHRAGDRVTASEGDGRTASARPAGGRRTFQFHMKLVESGDGARRIEGYASTRDLDRTGEIVEPGAFADSLTEFMANPVLTYMHDWSNPIGKVVEARIDEVGLFIRAEISETAEKVWKLIREGILRAFSIGYEVVEEKVVGGINHILRLRLYEVAVVSIPANRRALFSVSKGLSMGNDLVEEAAGKDAKIAMGTDPAEAPGTDTILSRGARDFAPLNDIGISMNSVNGVSPLRAAVNGVSPLRRGRDTAEAPGTDTILRIQKDVDSVNGVSPLRLGTDTILSRGARDFAPLNDIGISMNSVNGVSPLALAEAHAVLTEVMEMLE, encoded by the coding sequence GTGTGGTATTTCTTCATCATGAGAACTGAATCGAACCACAGAAAAGGAGTCACCGATATGGCAGAGCATTCGGATGTGAAAGGCGAACATCTTTTGGAGAACGGGCAGCACCGGGCGGGCGACCGGGTGACGGCGTCGGAGGGGGACGGGCGAACCGCTTCCGCCCGCCCCGCCGGCGGCCGCAGGACCTTCCAGTTTCACATGAAGCTGGTCGAGTCCGGCGACGGCGCGCGCCGCATCGAGGGCTACGCCTCGACGCGCGACCTTGACCGGACCGGCGAGATCGTGGAGCCGGGCGCGTTCGCCGACAGCCTCACCGAATTCATGGCGAACCCGGTGCTGACCTACATGCACGACTGGAGCAATCCCATCGGGAAGGTGGTCGAAGCGCGCATCGACGAGGTCGGTCTATTCATCCGGGCCGAGATCTCGGAAACGGCGGAGAAGGTGTGGAAGCTGATCCGCGAGGGCATCCTGCGCGCCTTCAGCATCGGATACGAGGTGGTCGAGGAGAAAGTTGTCGGCGGCATCAACCACATCTTGCGGCTGAGGCTCTACGAGGTGGCCGTCGTCAGCATCCCCGCGAACCGGCGCGCCCTTTTTTCGGTCAGCAAGGGCCTGAGCATGGGGAATGATCTCGTGGAGGAGGCTGCGGGGAAAGACGCCAAGATCGCCATGGGTACAGACCCTGCAGAAGCTCCGGGGACAGACACCATTCTATCCCGCGGGGCGCGGGATTTCGCTCCGCTCAACGACATCGGAATAAGCATGAACTCCGTAAATGGAGTCAGTCCCCTTCGCGCGGCCGTAAATGGAGTAAGTCCCCTTCGCCGGGGGAGAGACACTGCGGAGGCTCCGGGGACAGACACCATTCTACGAATCCAAAAAGACGTGGATTCCGTAAATGGAGTCAGTCCCCTTCGCTTGGGGACAGACACCATTCTATCCCGCGGGGCGCGGGATTTCGCTCCGCTCAACGACATCGGAATAAGCATGAATTCCGTAAATGGAGTCAGTCCCCTCGCGTTGGCCGAGGCGCACGCGGTTCTGACTGAAGTGATGGAGATGCTGGAGTAA
- a CDS encoding four helix bundle protein: protein MPDNEPLIPKHGGYRKLKTFQITQLIYDVTVRFCDRYIDRRSRTHDQMVQAARSGVQNIAEGSQASGTSKKMELKLTNVARASLEELRLDYEDLLRQRRLRLWEREDIRRSELIARRPASVEDVAQWISETRGRSGLDGRTRHEEKRDFEENAGPLSSTMSTTSMPSTESTYPEIAANGALALIAVAVSLLDRQIAAQAKAFEQQGGFTERLYRTRRNRRRGAE from the coding sequence ATGCCTGACAATGAGCCGCTGATTCCGAAGCACGGAGGATATCGTAAGCTGAAGACTTTCCAGATTACGCAACTGATTTACGATGTGACAGTGCGCTTCTGCGATCGCTACATTGATCGGCGCAGCCGGACCCACGACCAGATGGTGCAGGCGGCTCGGAGCGGAGTCCAGAATATCGCCGAGGGCAGCCAAGCCTCCGGCACCTCAAAGAAGATGGAGCTGAAATTGACAAACGTAGCGCGGGCCAGCCTGGAGGAATTGCGGCTCGACTACGAGGATTTGCTGCGACAGCGGCGACTGAGGCTGTGGGAGCGTGAAGACATACGCCGATCAGAACTGATCGCGCGGCGACCCGCCAGCGTTGAGGATGTGGCGCAGTGGATAAGTGAAACGCGTGGACGTAGTGGACTGGATGGACGCACCCGCCACGAAGAAAAGAGAGATTTTGAGGAAAACGCTGGTCCCTTATCGTCCACAATGTCCACGACGTCCATGCCGTCCACAGAGTCCACCTATCCGGAGATCGCGGCCAATGGCGCCTTAGCTCTGATCGCCGTGGCAGTTTCTCTTCTAGACCGCCAAATCGCTGCGCAAGCCAAGGCTTTCGAGCAGCAGGGCGGCTTTACCGAACGGCTTTACCGAACACGGAGGAACAGGAGGCGAGGTGCGGAATGA
- a CDS encoding DUF378 domain-containing protein gives MKGVDFVSWLLLVIGGINWGLIGFFEFNLVAAIFGGEMLLISRIVYALVGLSALYEIFTLKLIRERWTPICREEHVLRPTA, from the coding sequence ATGAAAGGCGTAGATTTCGTTTCATGGCTTTTACTGGTTATCGGTGGGATAAACTGGGGGCTGATAGGGTTTTTCGAGTTTAACCTTGTTGCGGCCATTTTCGGGGGCGAAATGCTCCTGATCAGCCGAATAGTATACGCCCTGGTCGGCCTCTCCGCTCTGTACGAGATTTTCACGCTGAAATTGATACGTGAAAGGTGGACCCCGATCTGCAGGGAAGAGCATGTGTTGCGTCCCACGGCCTAA
- a CDS encoding helix-turn-helix domain-containing protein yields MEVNFGYLLRTLRICAGLSLRELARTIDVSPTYLSLIENGKQPPPSASRIARIEQVLEVPAGYLLSIARGLDPAILSFIQDMPEALDFLTAVKERGIKPADLSELAAFVTTQGGDKLRQVLQSATLPAPEPKPAAKSSCGAYIWPYLDEELVFDFTAVREKEGFLQDAVHRICQHCNGASEESILAELLKREKIASTGIGHGIAVPHAYVSGIERLVVAFARIPRGLDFHAIDGEPVHMVLVLAGPRSAKNLHLLLLARIARLVRNRSFCQRVLSAATPREIVDIFRNAEAASP; encoded by the coding sequence GTGGAAGTGAATTTCGGATACCTCCTCAGGACGTTGCGCATCTGCGCCGGTCTCAGCCTTCGAGAGCTTGCGCGGACCATTGATGTTTCGCCAACGTACCTGAGCCTGATAGAGAACGGAAAGCAGCCTCCCCCGAGCGCCTCCAGGATAGCCAGAATCGAGCAAGTCCTCGAGGTGCCGGCGGGCTACCTATTGTCCATCGCCCGCGGGCTTGACCCCGCCATTCTCTCCTTCATTCAAGACATGCCTGAGGCCCTCGATTTTCTGACGGCGGTAAAGGAAAGGGGAATCAAGCCGGCCGATCTCAGCGAACTGGCCGCATTTGTGACCACGCAGGGAGGCGATAAGCTCAGACAGGTCCTGCAATCAGCCACTTTGCCGGCGCCGGAGCCGAAGCCGGCGGCAAAAAGTTCCTGTGGGGCCTATATCTGGCCGTACCTGGACGAGGAGCTGGTTTTCGATTTTACCGCCGTGCGCGAGAAAGAGGGGTTTCTCCAGGATGCTGTCCATCGCATATGCCAGCATTGCAACGGCGCAAGCGAGGAGAGTATTCTGGCGGAACTGCTGAAGCGTGAGAAAATAGCAAGCACCGGCATCGGGCATGGGATCGCGGTGCCGCATGCTTATGTATCAGGCATCGAGCGCCTGGTGGTCGCCTTCGCCAGGATTCCGCGGGGGCTGGATTTTCACGCGATCGACGGTGAGCCGGTCCACATGGTCCTGGTGCTTGCCGGCCCGCGTTCGGCCAAGAACCTGCATCTGCTGCTGCTCGCCCGGATCGCCCGACTGGTGCGCAACCGCTCCTTCTGCCAGCGCGTTCTTTCTGCCGCCACCCCTCGCGAGATAGTGGACATCTTTCGGAACGCCGAAGCGGCCAGTCCGTAA
- a CDS encoding cold-shock protein yields the protein MPEGTVKWFNDQKGYGFITQDNGPDVFVHHSAIQGSGFKTLSENDRVRFETVQGQKGLKAENVMKL from the coding sequence TTGCCGGAAGGAACAGTAAAATGGTTCAACGACCAGAAGGGCTATGGGTTCATTACCCAGGACAACGGTCCGGATGTGTTTGTTCATCATTCAGCCATCCAGGGGAGCGGTTTCAAGACGCTTTCGGAGAATGATCGTGTTCGCTTCGAGACGGTCCAGGGCCAAAAAGGTTTGAAGGCAGAAAACGTAATGAAACTATAA